One genomic region from Amycolatopsis sp. FBCC-B4732 encodes:
- a CDS encoding SCO6745 family protein gives MAGDEKRFKSAFDSLHALAYFAPEVDEALTGAGLRPGRMPYFAGRSAAMGAVGPEVVAATFYNFNPEVVARVIPRAWTLATPEQVLEARVDGVDKALTRLLGDHVKSDEVAEAAELAREAAAGCTAEGRPLYAAHAGLGWPGESHLVLWHAVTLIREYRGDGHIAALVLNGLSGVEALVTHVATGRGFLTATAKLTRGWSDEQWAAAEARLVERGLLDAESLLTDEGAAVRDRVEVATEAAARGPWEHLGAERTARLEELCRGLSRLVVEAGAFPDGVFAKRRP, from the coding sequence ATGGCGGGTGACGAGAAGCGGTTCAAGTCGGCGTTCGATTCCCTGCACGCCCTGGCGTACTTCGCTCCCGAGGTGGACGAAGCGCTCACCGGCGCCGGGCTCCGGCCCGGGCGGATGCCGTACTTCGCCGGGCGGTCCGCCGCCATGGGCGCGGTCGGGCCCGAGGTCGTCGCGGCCACCTTCTACAACTTCAACCCCGAGGTCGTCGCGCGCGTGATCCCGCGCGCCTGGACCCTCGCGACGCCGGAGCAGGTCCTCGAAGCCCGCGTCGACGGGGTCGACAAAGCACTGACCCGGCTGCTCGGCGACCACGTCAAGAGCGACGAAGTCGCCGAAGCCGCGGAGCTCGCGCGTGAAGCCGCCGCCGGGTGCACCGCCGAAGGCCGGCCGCTCTACGCCGCGCACGCGGGGCTCGGCTGGCCGGGGGAGTCGCACCTCGTCCTCTGGCACGCCGTCACCCTGATCCGCGAGTACCGCGGCGACGGCCACATCGCCGCGCTCGTCCTCAACGGCCTCAGCGGCGTTGAAGCGCTCGTCACGCACGTGGCCACCGGCCGCGGCTTCCTCACCGCCACCGCCAAGCTGACCCGCGGCTGGAGCGACGAGCAGTGGGCCGCCGCCGAAGCCCGGCTCGTCGAGCGCGGGCTCCTGGACGCCGAGAGCCTGCTGACCGACGAGGGGGCCGCCGTCCGCGACCGCGTCGAGGTCGCCACCGAGGCCGCCGCGCGGGGGCCGTGGGAGCACCTCGGGGCCGAGCGGACCGCCCGGCTCGAAGAGCTGTGCCGCGGGCTCAGCCGGCTCGTCGTGGAGGCCGGTGCCTTCCCGGACGGGGTCTTCGCCAAGCGTCGCCCTTAG